The DNA segment CCTGGAAGTGACCGACGTGCACAAGAGCTTCGGGGGGCTGCAGGCCCTTGCGGGCTGCACGTTTGCGGTCGAGGAGGGCACGGTCGCTGGGCTGATCGGACCCAACGGTTCGGGCAAGACGACCATGTTCAACGTCATCACCGGTTACGAGCGGGCCGACTCCGGGACGGTCCGGTTCGCTGGACGCGAGATCTCGAAGGCATCGACCGCGGCAGTGTGCGGCCTGGGAGTGGGGCGGACCTTCCAGCTCACGCGAGTCTTCGGTCGACTCACGCTGCTCGAGAACCTGCAGGTGGGCAGCCGTGGCGTACCCCGCAGCCGACGACGAGAGCTCTACAGCGAGAGCCGCTGCCTGGAGCTGTTGGACTTCGTGGGGCTTGCCACGATGGCCGATTCACAGGCAGGCATGTTGTCGTACGGTCAGCGGAAGCTGGTCGAACTGGCCATGGTGCTGGCCCAGGACCCGAAGGTGATCCTGCTCGACGAGCCGGCTGGTGGGATCAATCCGACACTGATCGGCCAGATGGGGGAAAGGATCCGCGAGCTGAACCAGCGTGGCGTGACGTTCCTGGTGGTCGAGCACAACATGGAGTTCGTGATGGGCATCTGCGATGTGATCTCGGTGATGGAGGGGGGTGCGGTGATCGCTCACGGTGAACCGGAGATCGTGCGCAGCGACCCGCGAGTTCTCGATGCCTACCTGGGTGGATCTCTCGAGGATGATCCAGCTTCTCCCGCGCCTACCGAGGGGGCCACGTCATGAGCGGCCTTCTCCACATGGAGGGAGTGTGGGCCGGCTACGGCGGCAGTGACGTGCTGCGCGATCTCTCATTCTCGGTTCCGGCAGGAAGCATCACCTGTGTGGTCGGCCCCAACGGCGCAGGGA comes from the Actinomycetes bacterium genome and includes:
- a CDS encoding ABC transporter ATP-binding protein, with product MTAILEVTDVHKSFGGLQALAGCTFAVEEGTVAGLIGPNGSGKTTMFNVITGYERADSGTVRFAGREISKASTAAVCGLGVGRTFQLTRVFGRLTLLENLQVGSRGVPRSRRRELYSESRCLELLDFVGLATMADSQAGMLSYGQRKLVELAMVLAQDPKVILLDEPAGGINPTLIGQMGERIRELNQRGVTFLVVEHNMEFVMGICDVISVMEGGAVIAHGEPEIVRSDPRVLDAYLGGSLEDDPASPAPTEGATS